The Ficedula albicollis isolate OC2 chromosome 6, FicAlb1.5, whole genome shotgun sequence genome has a window encoding:
- the LOC101819749 gene encoding pulmonary surfactant-associated protein A-like, whose protein sequence is MMLPPQLYKILAVGFFLLPFCAQGKLAGFLPQFPFKPFFGDGSDEPQIPDLTPLPASEYGDVIHQLEHRISRLEGVLRLNKMITESGGKIFASNGKSADFDATVEKCKEAGGSIATPRNPGENDAILYFVKYFNTYAYLGIKQSLIPGIFQQLNGAQLSYTNWYANEPSGKGEEECVEMYTDGTWNDKKCSKNHLIVCQF, encoded by the exons ATGATGCTGCCTCCACAGCTGTACAAAATCTTAGCAGTAggttttttcctgctcccattCTGTGCTCAAGGTAAACTTGCAGGATTTCTTCCACAATTCCCTTTCAAGCCTTTTTTTGGAGATGGGAGTGATGAACCACAAATACCAG ATCTCACACCACTTCCTGCCAGTGAATATGGGGATGTTATCCATCAGCTAGAACATCGGATTTCCAGACTGGAAGGAG TCCTTCGCTTGAACAAGATGATAACAGAGtctggaggaaaaatatttgctagCAATGGGAAAAGTGCTGATTTTGATGCTACAGTGGAGAAATGCAAAGAGGCTGGAGGCTCTATTGCCACTCCAAGGAATCCTGGAGAGAATGATGCCATTCTGTactttgtgaaatattttaacaccTACGCCTACCTGGGGATAAAACAATCCCTTATTCCAGGCATATTCCAGCAGCTGAATGGTGCTCAGCTGAGCTATACTAACTGGTATGCAAACGAACCTTCTGGCAAAGGGGAGGAGGAATGTGTGGAGATGTACACTGATGGCACTTGGAACGACAAAAAGTGTAGCAAGAATCACCTTATTGTCTGCCAGTTCTAG